The following coding sequences lie in one Haladaptatus sp. DJG-WS-42 genomic window:
- a CDS encoding archease, which produces MSFELKEHTADVGVAATGETLSALFAAFGDGLTACMCDEFPETGERFSFTVRAESREAALFDYLDDLIYERDVRLVLPVENETTVSEENGEWVVEASARGVPLADVTARDIKAVTYSEMRIEETSAGWDGYVVFDA; this is translated from the coding sequence GTGAGTTTCGAGCTGAAAGAGCACACCGCAGACGTGGGTGTCGCCGCGACCGGCGAGACGCTCTCTGCCCTGTTTGCCGCCTTCGGTGACGGCCTCACCGCCTGTATGTGTGACGAGTTTCCGGAGACAGGCGAGCGATTTTCCTTCACCGTCCGCGCGGAGAGTCGTGAAGCGGCGCTCTTTGACTATCTCGATGACCTCATCTACGAGCGCGACGTGCGCCTCGTGCTCCCCGTGGAGAACGAGACCACCGTCAGCGAAGAAAACGGCGAGTGGGTCGTGGAAGCGAGTGCGCGCGGTGTCCCGCTCGCGGACGTGACCGCCCGCGACATCAAGGCCGTGACGTATTCTGAAATGCGCATCGAGGAAACGTCAGCGGGCTGGGACGGCTACGTCGTCTTCGACGCCTGA
- a CDS encoding RtcB family protein: MTTYEAGDITLHKLREFVWEIPKDGDMRVPARVLASETLLDQISDDLTLTQLKNATHLPGIQNHAICMPDGHQGYGFPVGGVAGIDTEDGCISPGAVGYDINCGVRMMTTNLTYDDLKGHEEELVEALFDAIPSGLGGGGVVQDSVATVNEVLDKGMRWALEQGYATEADLAHCEDEGFRPDARPDKVSEKAKNRGRNQLGSLGSGNHFLEVQRVTDVFREDVGEAFGLSEDQIVVLIHCGSRGLGHQVCTDYLRKIEKQHSGLLAELPDRELAAAPAGSQLAEDYYGAMCAAINFAWVNRQLIMHRTRTVFEDVFDRPWEEMEMNLLYDVAHNIAKKEVHEVDGEQRELFVHRKGATRAFPAGRPELPPAYRDVGQPIIIPGSMGTHSYILRGGENSLGLTFGSTAHGAGRVMSRTQAKQEFWGETVREELREQQHIYVKAQSGATVAEEAPGVYKDIDEVIRVSDALGIGDKVARALPVCNIKG, from the coding sequence ATGACTACCTACGAAGCTGGTGACATCACGCTTCACAAGCTCCGCGAGTTCGTCTGGGAGATTCCCAAAGACGGCGACATGCGCGTCCCCGCCCGCGTGCTCGCAAGCGAGACCCTCCTTGACCAGATTAGCGACGATCTGACGCTCACCCAACTCAAAAACGCCACTCACCTGCCGGGTATCCAGAACCACGCCATCTGTATGCCGGATGGCCATCAGGGCTACGGCTTCCCGGTCGGTGGCGTCGCCGGAATCGACACCGAAGACGGCTGTATCTCGCCCGGCGCGGTCGGCTACGACATCAACTGCGGCGTCAGAATGATGACGACGAACCTCACCTACGACGACCTCAAAGGTCACGAGGAGGAACTCGTCGAGGCGTTGTTCGACGCCATCCCCTCTGGCCTCGGCGGCGGCGGCGTCGTCCAAGATAGCGTCGCCACGGTTAACGAAGTCCTTGATAAGGGGATGCGGTGGGCGCTCGAACAGGGCTACGCCACCGAAGCCGACCTCGCCCACTGCGAGGACGAGGGCTTCCGACCCGACGCGCGCCCCGACAAGGTGTCTGAGAAAGCGAAAAATCGCGGGCGAAACCAGCTTGGCTCGCTCGGTTCGGGGAACCACTTCCTCGAAGTCCAGCGCGTGACCGACGTGTTCCGCGAGGATGTGGGCGAGGCGTTCGGCCTCTCTGAAGACCAGATTGTGGTCCTCATCCACTGCGGTTCCCGAGGGCTTGGCCACCAAGTCTGTACGGACTACTTGCGGAAAATCGAGAAACAACACAGCGGCCTGCTCGCAGAACTTCCAGACCGCGAACTCGCCGCTGCGCCCGCGGGCAGCCAACTCGCTGAGGACTACTACGGCGCGATGTGCGCGGCCATCAACTTCGCGTGGGTGAACCGCCAACTCATCATGCACCGTACTCGCACGGTGTTCGAAGACGTGTTCGACCGCCCGTGGGAGGAGATGGAGATGAACCTGCTCTACGACGTGGCCCACAACATCGCCAAAAAGGAGGTTCACGAGGTCGATGGCGAACAGCGCGAACTGTTTGTCCACCGGAAAGGGGCGACGCGGGCGTTCCCGGCAGGGCGGCCCGAACTTCCACCCGCCTACCGCGACGTGGGTCAGCCAATCATCATCCCCGGCTCGATGGGCACGCACAGCTACATCCTGCGCGGCGGGGAGAACTCGCTTGGCCTCACCTTTGGCTCGACCGCCCACGGCGCAGGGCGCGTCATGAGTCGCACACAGGCAAAACAGGAGTTCTGGGGCGAGACGGTCAGAGAAGAACTGCGCGAGCAACAGCACATCTACGTCAAAGCCCAGTCCGGGGCGACGGTCGCAGAGGAAGCGCCCGGCGTCTACAAGGACATAGACGAGGTCATCCGCGTCTCGGACGCGCTCGGCATCGGCGACAAGGTTGCGCGGGCGCTTCCGGTCTGCAACATCAAAGGCTGA
- a CDS encoding DUF502 domain-containing protein: MNSGDGEGDLPREHAQSFKLRVRQIFLSGAALTIPLIITFIVLGFIVRFVSDILAPFVQVANYFWTINMPGFLVQATAIVATVVIIFVVGIVSEGTSGEHMADRFHTLVEAIPGVGGVYHSFRRMSDVLIESDTQSFQEVKIVEFPHEGAYTIGFLTADTPEEIETAAGHDDMQTLFLPLAPNPVMGGFLVHLPVEKVHDVDMTVEEGVRAIVTSGVAVGESSGEGTALTSEQLTRLTGINQQEKVQQDEVDSDVEAPDAAPGNREEKDDAV; the protein is encoded by the coding sequence ATGAATTCGGGTGATGGCGAGGGGGACTTGCCACGAGAACACGCACAAAGTTTCAAGCTCCGCGTTCGGCAAATCTTCCTGAGCGGGGCCGCACTCACGATTCCGCTCATCATCACGTTCATCGTCCTCGGGTTCATCGTGCGGTTCGTCTCTGACATTTTGGCTCCGTTCGTCCAGGTTGCGAACTACTTCTGGACCATCAACATGCCGGGTTTTCTGGTGCAGGCCACCGCCATCGTCGCCACCGTCGTCATCATCTTCGTTGTCGGCATCGTCTCTGAGGGGACGAGCGGCGAGCACATGGCCGACCGGTTTCACACGCTCGTAGAGGCGATTCCGGGCGTGGGTGGCGTCTATCACAGCTTTCGTCGGATGAGCGACGTGCTCATCGAGAGCGACACACAGAGCTTCCAGGAGGTCAAAATCGTCGAGTTCCCCCACGAGGGCGCGTACACGATTGGCTTTCTCACCGCCGATACACCGGAGGAAATCGAGACCGCGGCGGGCCACGACGATATGCAGACGCTGTTTCTCCCGCTCGCGCCAAACCCGGTGATGGGCGGCTTTCTCGTCCACCTGCCCGTTGAGAAGGTTCACGACGTGGACATGACCGTCGAAGAGGGGGTTCGTGCCATCGTGACGAGCGGGGTTGCCGTTGGCGAGTCGAGCGGCGAGGGGACCGCCCTCACCTCAGAGCAGCTGACGCGACTCACAGGAATCAATCAACAGGAGAAGGTCCAACAAGACGAAGTCGACTCTGACGTTGAAGCACCTGACGCCGCACCCGGAAACCGCGAGGAAAAAGACGATGCGGTCTAA
- a CDS encoding HAD-IA family hydrolase yields MLFDMDGVIVDSQKYWSGYEHDRIFPQAVSGDIEPEDITGMNVEDLYDHLDANYETKLSKAAFLDCYDETATRVYREDAALMDGFHDLVAALREQGIKIALVSSSQRNWIELVLDEFDLGDAFDRVVSAQDIDAASKPAPDIFHHAAALLDVSPEDCVVVEDSTHGVEAAVTAGMYCIGYQNEGSGQDLTKADEIVPSPADLRRALLD; encoded by the coding sequence GTGCTGTTCGATATGGACGGCGTAATTGTCGATTCACAGAAGTATTGGTCAGGCTACGAACACGACCGCATCTTCCCACAGGCGGTCTCTGGTGACATTGAGCCGGAAGACATCACGGGGATGAACGTCGAAGACCTCTACGACCATCTCGACGCAAACTACGAGACGAAGCTTTCGAAGGCAGCTTTTCTCGACTGCTACGACGAGACGGCGACGCGCGTCTACCGCGAAGACGCCGCGCTCATGGACGGGTTTCACGACCTCGTCGCCGCGCTCCGCGAACAGGGCATCAAAATCGCGCTCGTCTCCTCCTCACAGCGCAACTGGATTGAGCTGGTACTCGACGAGTTCGATTTAGGTGACGCCTTCGACCGCGTCGTGAGCGCCCAAGATATCGACGCGGCGAGCAAGCCCGCCCCAGACATTTTCCACCACGCAGCAGCGTTGCTCGACGTATCACCAGAAGACTGCGTCGTGGTCGAAGATTCGACCCACGGTGTCGAAGCCGCCGTGACCGCTGGGATGTACTGTATTGGCTATCAAAACGAAGGTAGCGGACAAGACCTCACGAAAGCCGACGAGATAGTACCGTCGCCAGCCGACCTCAGACGGGCGTTACTCGATTAG
- a CDS encoding translation initiation factor eIF-2B, whose product MIDETVEEILDMQTHSSSVVAVKAAAALADLTEREFVTVEEYIRDLERNSSALRRANPSHASLYNTQRQIVDLVTAGDAESVEEAKKLTLAAIDEVVSQVEKAKDRAAANASSHLEDGMTILTHDYSSTVLEAVEQAAKEGKHLTVYVTEARPRYLGRKTARVLSGIDRVETHLIVDSACGHFLPECDAVFFGMDCIVGDLFYNRVGTFPISATAADVGVPVVVVGSRAKIIEDGFVFENEIRSGSEVMLEPAEGFKLENPAYDATPIRLIESVITDHGTQQF is encoded by the coding sequence ATGATAGACGAGACGGTCGAGGAGATTCTCGATATGCAGACGCACAGCTCCTCGGTAGTCGCCGTGAAGGCCGCAGCAGCCCTCGCTGACCTCACAGAGCGAGAGTTCGTGACCGTAGAGGAGTACATTCGCGACTTAGAGCGAAACAGTAGCGCATTGCGCCGGGCAAACCCCTCACACGCCTCGCTGTACAACACCCAGCGCCAGATTGTCGACCTCGTGACTGCGGGCGACGCGGAGTCAGTAGAGGAAGCGAAAAAGCTCACGCTCGCCGCTATCGACGAGGTCGTAAGCCAAGTCGAGAAGGCAAAAGACCGGGCCGCAGCCAACGCTTCTTCGCACCTCGAAGATGGGATGACGATTCTCACCCACGACTACTCGTCGACCGTCCTCGAAGCCGTAGAACAGGCGGCAAAAGAGGGCAAACACCTCACTGTTTACGTCACCGAGGCCCGCCCACGCTATCTCGGTCGTAAGACGGCGCGCGTCCTGTCGGGTATCGACCGGGTCGAAACACACCTTATCGTTGACAGCGCCTGTGGCCACTTCCTCCCTGAGTGTGACGCCGTGTTCTTCGGGATGGACTGCATTGTCGGCGACCTGTTTTACAACCGCGTCGGGACGTTCCCCATCTCCGCAACCGCAGCAGACGTCGGCGTTCCAGTGGTCGTCGTCGGGTCACGAGCGAAAATCATCGAAGACGGCTTCGTGTTCGAAAACGAAATTCGCTCCGGCAGTGAGGTCATGCTCGAACCCGCAGAAGGGTTCAAACTCGAAAATCCGGCCTACGACGCGACGCCAATCCGCCTCATCGAGTCAGTCATCACCGACCACGGCACCCAACAGTTCTAA